One genomic window of Neisseria sp. oral taxon 014 str. F0314 includes the following:
- a CDS encoding DsbC family protein, which translates to MKNKLVKFLIPLTLLPLIACGQTNGSSKTASAPAVGSAASAKPAGGNVVETVKAKLEKTYAGQNLKVVSVSETPLKGIYEVIVTGKQVIYTDASGDYMLVGDLIDINKRQSITEERIAELNKIDFSTLPLDKAIKEVRGNGKLKIAVFSDPDCPFCKRLEHEFEKMTDITIYNFMMPIPSLHPDAARKAELIWCQKDHTKVWTEWMRKGKLPENGKAGCNNPVAETTSLGEQLGFTGTPTLVFPNGRVQSGYSPMPMLKEIIEKNQ; encoded by the coding sequence ATGAAAAACAAACTCGTCAAATTTCTTATCCCCCTTACCCTGCTGCCCCTGATTGCCTGCGGGCAGACCAACGGCAGCAGCAAAACCGCTTCGGCTCCCGCCGTCGGTTCGGCGGCTTCGGCCAAACCTGCCGGCGGCAACGTGGTCGAAACAGTGAAAGCGAAGCTGGAAAAAACCTACGCCGGCCAAAACCTGAAAGTCGTCAGTGTCAGCGAAACGCCGCTCAAAGGCATTTACGAAGTCATCGTAACCGGCAAACAGGTCATCTATACCGACGCTTCGGGCGACTACATGCTGGTGGGCGACCTCATCGACATCAACAAACGCCAAAGCATCACTGAAGAACGCATCGCCGAATTGAACAAAATCGACTTTTCCACCCTGCCTTTGGACAAAGCGATTAAAGAAGTGCGCGGCAACGGCAAACTGAAAATCGCCGTGTTCTCCGACCCCGACTGCCCGTTCTGCAAACGTTTGGAGCACGAATTTGAAAAAATGACCGACATCACGATTTACAACTTCATGATGCCGATTCCGAGCCTGCACCCCGACGCCGCGCGCAAAGCCGAGCTTATCTGGTGCCAGAAAGACCATACCAAGGTCTGGACGGAATGGATGCGCAAAGGCAAGCTCCCCGAAAACGGCAAAGCCGGCTGCAACAACCCCGTCGCCGAAACCACCTCGCTGGGCGAACAACTGGGCTTCACCGGCACCCCGACGCTGGTCTTCCCCAACGGCAGAGTGCAGAGCGGTTACAGCCCGATGCCGATGCTGAAGGAAATCATCGAGAAAAACCAGTAA
- the tsaD gene encoding tRNA (adenosine(37)-N6)-threonylcarbamoyltransferase complex transferase subunit TsaD translates to MLVLGIESSCDETGVALYDTERGLLAHHLHTQMAMHAEYGGVVPELASRDHIRRVVPLTQGCLQEAGVSYDDIDAVAYTQGPGLGGALLAGSGYANALAFALNKPVIPVHHLEGHLLSPLLAADKPEFPFVALLVSGGHTQFMAVRGIGDYTLMGESVDDAAGEAFDKTAKLLGLPYPGGAKLSELAKLGNPDAFSFPRPMLHSHDLQMSFSGLKTAVLTAVEKVRAENDGEIPEQTRNDICRAFQDAVIDVLAAKAKKALLDTGFRTLVVAGGVGANWKLRDEFSRLSVKKPSEKGKPKPKEEKIKVCFPPMEYCTDNGAMIAFAGAMRLQERQPAGAFNVKPRWPLSDIVK, encoded by the coding sequence ATGCTGGTACTAGGAATCGAATCATCCTGCGACGAAACGGGCGTTGCGCTTTACGACACCGAACGCGGCCTGTTGGCGCACCATCTTCACACCCAAATGGCGATGCACGCCGAATACGGCGGCGTTGTTCCCGAACTTGCCAGCCGCGACCACATCCGCCGCGTCGTGCCGCTGACGCAGGGCTGTTTGCAGGAAGCGGGCGTTTCATACGACGACATCGATGCCGTCGCCTACACCCAAGGGCCGGGCTTGGGCGGCGCGCTTCTGGCGGGTTCGGGCTACGCCAATGCTTTGGCGTTTGCCTTGAACAAACCCGTCATCCCCGTCCACCATCTCGAAGGCCATTTGCTCTCTCCATTGTTGGCGGCCGACAAGCCTGAATTTCCGTTCGTTGCCCTGCTGGTTTCGGGCGGGCATACGCAGTTTATGGCGGTGCGCGGCATCGGCGACTACACGCTGATGGGCGAAAGCGTCGATGACGCGGCGGGCGAGGCGTTCGACAAAACCGCCAAACTCTTGGGGCTACCCTACCCCGGCGGCGCAAAGCTGTCCGAACTGGCGAAGCTGGGCAACCCCGATGCCTTCTCGTTTCCGCGCCCCATGCTCCATTCGCACGATTTGCAGATGAGCTTCTCCGGTTTGAAAACCGCCGTGCTGACCGCCGTCGAAAAAGTCCGCGCCGAAAACGACGGCGAAATCCCCGAGCAAACGCGCAACGACATCTGCCGCGCGTTTCAAGACGCGGTGATTGACGTCCTCGCTGCCAAAGCCAAAAAAGCCTTGTTGGATACCGGTTTCAGAACTTTGGTCGTCGCGGGCGGCGTCGGTGCAAACTGGAAGCTGCGCGACGAATTTTCCCGCCTGAGCGTCAAAAAGCCGTCTGAAAAAGGCAAACCCAAGCCTAAGGAAGAAAAAATCAAAGTCTGTTTTCCGCCCATGGAATACTGCACCGACAACGGCGCGATGATTGCCTTCGCCGGCGCGATGAGGTTGCAGGAGCGGCAGCCCGCAGGCGCGTTCAACGTCAAACCGCGCTGGCCGCTGTCGGATATTGTGAAATGA
- a CDS encoding penicillin-binding protein 1A, with protein MIKKIITTCIGLMLGLALFGVGLIAIAILVTYPKLPSLDSLQHYQPKMPLTVYSSDGQVIGLYGEERRNFTKIKDFPKVLKDAVIAAEDKRFYEHWGVDVLGVARALIGNVVAGGVQSGASTITQQVAKNFYLSNERTFSRKFNEALLAYKIEQSMSKDQILELYFNQIYLGQRAYGFAAAAQIYYNKNVKDLTLGEASMLAGLPKAPSAYNPIVNPERAKLRQEYILNNMVEEKMITPQERDEALKEELHYERFVQKIDQNALYVAEMVRQELYEKYGEEAYTQGFKVYTTVNIENQRVATEALRKVLRNFDRGSSYRGAENYLDLSKSDNVEETVGQYLSSVYTVDKMVPAVVLEASGKGIEIQLPSGRKVTLNHGSLGFAARAVNNKKMGDDRIRRGSVIRVKSTGKGWTVVQEPSLQGALVSLDAKTGAVRALVGGYDFYSKTFNRATQAMRQPGSSFKPFVYSAALAKGMTASTQINDAPLSLPGKGPNGSVWNPKNSDGRYSGYITLRQALTASKNMVSIRILMSIGVGYAQQYIQRFGFRPSEIPASLSMALGTGETTPLRMAEAYTVFANGGYKVSAHVIDKIYDSQGRLRAQMQPLVAGENAPQVIDPRNAYIMYRIMQDVVRYGTARGALSIGRSDIAGKTGTTNDNKDAWFVGFNPSVVTAVYVGFDKPRSMGRAGYGGTIALPVWVDYMRFALKGTESKGMKVPEGIVAKGGEYYMKERLVTSPELTLDNSGSVPRPAAGRPRSPADEDGAPRRRSSGQADSSDNQGEVPVNPTNSGGNNKQLDSLF; from the coding sequence ATGATTAAAAAGATTATAACGACCTGTATTGGTTTGATGTTAGGTTTGGCGCTTTTCGGAGTAGGGTTGATTGCTATAGCAATTCTGGTTACTTACCCGAAACTGCCGTCTCTTGATTCATTACAACACTACCAGCCGAAAATGCCGCTTACTGTATATTCTTCAGATGGCCAAGTTATTGGTTTATATGGAGAAGAACGGAGGAATTTTACTAAAATAAAAGATTTTCCCAAGGTGCTGAAAGATGCCGTGATCGCTGCTGAAGATAAGCGGTTTTATGAGCATTGGGGGGTTGATGTGCTTGGTGTGGCTCGTGCTCTTATCGGCAATGTTGTTGCAGGAGGGGTACAGTCAGGCGCGAGCACCATTACTCAGCAGGTTGCGAAGAACTTCTATTTGAGCAACGAGCGGACGTTTTCTAGAAAATTTAATGAAGCGTTGTTGGCGTACAAAATCGAACAGTCAATGAGTAAAGATCAGATTTTGGAACTGTATTTCAACCAGATTTATCTGGGGCAAAGAGCCTATGGTTTTGCTGCCGCGGCGCAAATCTACTACAACAAGAATGTAAAAGATCTAACGCTGGGTGAAGCTTCCATGCTTGCAGGTTTGCCGAAGGCCCCCTCGGCATATAATCCGATTGTGAATCCTGAGCGTGCGAAGCTTCGTCAGGAATATATCTTGAACAATATGGTTGAAGAAAAAATGATTACGCCGCAAGAGCGCGATGAGGCTTTGAAGGAGGAGCTGCATTATGAACGGTTTGTTCAGAAAATAGATCAAAATGCATTGTATGTTGCCGAAATGGTACGGCAGGAGTTGTACGAAAAATACGGTGAAGAGGCATATACCCAAGGATTCAAAGTTTACACGACCGTCAATATCGAAAATCAGCGGGTTGCAACGGAGGCTTTACGCAAGGTTCTGCGTAATTTTGACCGTGGCAGCAGTTACCGTGGGGCGGAAAATTATTTGGATTTGAGTAAATCAGATAATGTGGAGGAAACTGTCGGACAGTATTTGTCTAGCGTGTATACGGTAGACAAAATGGTTCCAGCCGTTGTCTTGGAGGCTTCCGGAAAGGGCATTGAAATCCAGTTGCCAAGTGGCCGTAAAGTTACACTAAATCATGGTTCTTTAGGATTTGCCGCTCGTGCCGTCAACAATAAAAAAATGGGTGATGACCGTATCCGTCGAGGTTCTGTTATCCGTGTGAAGAGCACGGGTAAAGGTTGGACAGTGGTGCAGGAACCTTCGTTGCAGGGTGCTTTGGTATCTCTTGATGCCAAAACAGGAGCCGTTCGTGCGTTAGTTGGAGGATATGATTTTTACAGTAAGACTTTTAACCGTGCGACTCAGGCAATGCGCCAGCCCGGTTCGTCGTTTAAGCCGTTTGTCTATTCGGCAGCGTTGGCAAAAGGAATGACGGCATCGACCCAAATTAACGATGCGCCGCTGTCTTTACCGGGGAAAGGGCCTAATGGTTCGGTATGGAATCCTAAAAATTCGGACGGGCGCTATTCTGGCTATATTACTTTGCGGCAAGCATTGACGGCATCGAAAAACATGGTCTCCATCCGTATTTTGATGTCAATAGGTGTTGGTTATGCACAACAATACATTCAACGTTTCGGTTTCAGGCCGTCTGAAATTCCAGCCAGTTTGTCGATGGCATTGGGTACAGGTGAAACGACTCCGTTGCGTATGGCTGAAGCATATACTGTATTTGCCAACGGCGGTTATAAGGTTTCGGCTCATGTTATTGATAAGATTTATGATAGTCAGGGTCGTTTGCGCGCTCAAATGCAGCCGTTAGTGGCGGGTGAGAATGCGCCGCAGGTCATTGATCCCCGTAATGCCTATATTATGTACAGAATCATGCAGGACGTAGTTCGTTACGGAACGGCGCGCGGTGCGTTGAGTATTGGCCGGTCGGATATTGCGGGCAAAACCGGTACGACCAACGATAATAAAGACGCATGGTTTGTCGGTTTTAATCCGAGTGTGGTAACGGCGGTATATGTCGGCTTTGACAAACCGAGAAGCATGGGTCGTGCCGGTTACGGCGGTACGATTGCCTTGCCTGTTTGGGTGGACTACATGCGTTTTGCTTTAAAAGGAACAGAAAGCAAAGGTATGAAAGTGCCTGAGGGCATCGTAGCTAAAGGCGGTGAGTACTATATGAAGGAGCGTTTGGTAACCAGCCCCGAACTGACTTTGGATAACAGTGGCAGCGTCCCTCGTCCGGCTGCTGGTCGCCCGCGTTCTCCGGCTGATGAGGACGGGGCTCCTCGCCGCCGTTCAAGCGGTCAGGCTGATTCTTCGGATAATCAGGGAGAAGTTCCGGTTAATCCGACCAACAGCGGTGGCAATAATAAGCAGTTGGACTCATTGTTCTGA
- the yihA gene encoding ribosome biogenesis GTP-binding protein YihA/YsxC → MNYFKNAKFFTTVNHLQDLPDTPAEIAFVGRSNAGKSSAINTLTQHTRLAYVSKTPGRTQHINFFELKNGGFMVDLPGYGYAQVPEAIRTHWIQLLGGYLQRRSQLIGLILIMDARHPLKDLDIRMLDFFHTTGRPVHILLSKADKLSKNEQIKTLASVNKSLKPYKERQRVSVQLFSSLKKQGIEEVNRIVGEWFEAHVQETENAQFSTIPPTP, encoded by the coding sequence ATGAATTACTTTAAAAATGCAAAATTCTTTACCACCGTCAACCATTTGCAAGATTTACCGGATACGCCTGCCGAAATAGCGTTTGTCGGGCGCAGCAACGCCGGAAAATCCAGCGCAATCAACACACTGACCCAACACACCCGTTTGGCTTACGTTTCCAAGACCCCCGGACGCACCCAACACATCAATTTTTTCGAACTGAAAAACGGCGGTTTCATGGTGGATTTACCCGGTTACGGCTACGCACAAGTCCCCGAAGCCATCCGCACCCATTGGATACAACTGCTCGGCGGGTATTTGCAACGTCGAAGCCAACTCATAGGACTGATTCTGATTATGGACGCACGCCATCCGCTAAAAGACTTGGACATCCGTATGCTGGACTTTTTTCACACCACCGGCCGTCCTGTCCACATCTTGCTGTCGAAAGCCGATAAGCTGTCAAAAAACGAGCAAATTAAAACTCTAGCTTCGGTAAACAAATCACTCAAGCCCTATAAGGAACGCCAGCGTGTCAGCGTGCAACTTTTCTCCAGCCTGAAAAAACAAGGAATAGAAGAAGTAAACCGAATCGTTGGTGAATGGTTTGAGGCACACGTACAAGAAACAGAAAACGCGCAATTCTCAACAATTCCCCCAACACCATAG
- a CDS encoding c-type cytochrome, with translation MKRFTLLAFAVVSGMAAAAPKADLDKGKQIATTVCASCHAADGNSGIAMYPKLSAQHAAYIYGQTKAIKEGKRTTGASGVMKPIVMNLSEQDMHNVAAYYNKQQPKSGETSPKEEPELGAKIYRGGIADKKVPACMSCHGPSGAGIPGGGTDIAAYPRLGGQHKSYVIDQMKFYKSGQRANAIMADIAGRMSDAEVNAVANFIQGLH, from the coding sequence ATGAAACGATTCACTTTATTGGCTTTTGCCGTGGTGTCCGGTATGGCGGCGGCGGCCCCGAAAGCCGACTTGGACAAAGGAAAACAGATTGCGACGACCGTTTGCGCGTCCTGCCATGCGGCCGACGGCAATAGCGGTATCGCCATGTATCCGAAACTGTCGGCGCAACATGCCGCCTATATTTACGGCCAAACCAAAGCCATTAAGGAAGGCAAGCGCACTACGGGTGCTTCCGGCGTGATGAAACCGATAGTGATGAATTTGTCGGAACAGGATATGCACAATGTTGCTGCCTACTACAACAAGCAACAACCTAAATCAGGCGAGACCAGTCCTAAAGAAGAACCTGAATTGGGGGCGAAAATTTACAGGGGCGGCATTGCCGATAAGAAAGTGCCGGCCTGTATGTCCTGCCACGGACCGAGCGGGGCAGGGATTCCCGGCGGCGGAACAGATATTGCTGCTTACCCGCGTTTAGGGGGGCAACATAAATCTTATGTGATTGACCAAATGAAATTCTATAAATCAGGGCAGCGCGCCAATGCCATTATGGCCGATATTGCCGGCCGCATGTCCGATGCGGAAGTCAATGCGGTAGCAAACTTCATCCAAGGCCTGCACTGA
- the pilM gene encoding type IV pilus assembly protein PilM, whose protein sequence is MRLPKSIKNTNTKASKTAGGLNNRTAIGIDISQHAIKMVQLAGRSLNQIQLEKYVITKLPKNVVKGNKIQDYDQLVTYLQHSYTQLRTSCKNFTAALPQSLATVEHAFYNSKETDLDLEEFAENEIAQISALEEVNYDYQTISKSTSSGSEQILLVAAKKDDIEPRIELFENAGMTLSALDLDLFAQSNAFTFWINQHAPELSDEKVAVFGIYATQMYAIVMQNGHILYKQETPVSTEQLNQLIQRTYQVTEEKADQMMKSSSKPSDYQTQVADRFNVQVAQEIQRVMQFYYTTQSSDNFSNIKHILLTGTAAQQAGLAESIFSQTNTPTQCIHPAAYAARSNTVDLPQLQIDAPSLTLAFGLALRGL, encoded by the coding sequence ATGCGCTTACCAAAAAGCATTAAAAATACAAATACTAAAGCCAGTAAGACCGCAGGCGGGCTGAACAATCGGACCGCAATCGGTATCGACATCAGCCAACACGCCATCAAAATGGTACAACTGGCAGGCCGTAGTTTAAACCAAATCCAACTGGAAAAATACGTTATTACCAAACTGCCTAAAAATGTCGTCAAAGGCAACAAGATACAAGATTATGACCAGCTTGTAACGTATTTACAACATAGTTATACCCAATTACGCACTTCTTGCAAGAATTTTACTGCCGCCTTACCTCAAAGCCTAGCAACCGTTGAACACGCCTTTTACAACTCCAAAGAAACAGATTTGGATTTGGAAGAATTTGCGGAAAATGAAATCGCACAAATCAGCGCATTAGAAGAAGTCAACTACGACTACCAGACTATCAGCAAATCCACTTCATCCGGCAGTGAACAAATTTTATTGGTCGCAGCAAAAAAAGATGATATCGAACCACGCATTGAACTTTTTGAAAATGCCGGGATGACGTTATCCGCATTGGATTTGGACTTGTTTGCGCAAAGTAACGCTTTCACATTTTGGATTAACCAACATGCTCCAGAATTGTCCGATGAAAAAGTTGCCGTCTTTGGTATTTACGCAACACAAATGTACGCAATAGTGATGCAAAACGGCCATATCCTGTATAAACAAGAAACCCCTGTTAGTACCGAACAATTAAATCAACTGATTCAAAGAACCTATCAGGTAACGGAAGAAAAAGCCGATCAAATGATGAAATCATCCAGCAAGCCTTCCGATTATCAAACACAAGTTGCTGATCGTTTCAATGTACAGGTTGCTCAAGAAATTCAGCGTGTTATGCAATTTTATTATACTACCCAATCCAGTGACAATTTTTCAAATATCAAGCACATATTGTTAACAGGAACGGCTGCCCAGCAAGCTGGTTTGGCAGAAAGCATCTTCTCTCAAACTAATACACCGACACAATGCATCCATCCTGCTGCATACGCAGCAAGAAGTAATACTGTCGATTTACCACAGTTACAAATTGATGCGCCATCATTGACATTGGCATTTGGATTGGCTTTAAGGGGACTTTAA
- the ccsB gene encoding c-type cytochrome biogenesis protein CcsB, with product MTTNTDQTLPVHELLRRKSFIRSLNAADWIFALVIASAAVFVQTNIDFHMDIYEMVILWTSAGAAMLLGWFFKPMRWFILLCLALAYGALSLYRGDIGNADGFLLKYFLSSQSAIMWQCAFVFFALFAYISGAFVATRRNSETSTLLGMATVFAWISAVAGFTGLLVRWHESYLLRPDAGHIPVANLYEVFILFLVITALMYLYYEKRFGIRKLGGFVFAFMAVVVGFVLWYSVSREAHAIQPLIPALQSWWMKIHVPANFIGYGAFCIAAMLGIAELLALGCEDKGRKSWLPHSQVIEEVMYKAIAVGFLFFTIATILGALWAADAWGRYWSWDPKETWAFIVWLNYAVWLHLRLVAGWRGRILAWWAIIGLFVTAFAFIGVNMFLSGLHSYGTL from the coding sequence ATGACCACAAACACTGACCAAACCCTGCCCGTACATGAATTGCTGAGGCGCAAATCGTTTATCCGCAGCCTGAATGCGGCCGATTGGATATTCGCCCTTGTTATCGCCTCCGCCGCCGTGTTCGTGCAAACCAATATCGACTTTCATATGGACATCTATGAAATGGTGATCCTGTGGACCAGTGCGGGTGCGGCCATGCTGCTCGGTTGGTTTTTCAAGCCGATGCGCTGGTTTATCTTGCTCTGCCTCGCGCTGGCCTACGGCGCGTTGAGCCTGTACCGCGGCGATATCGGTAATGCCGACGGCTTTCTGCTCAAATATTTTTTGAGCAGCCAGTCTGCGATTATGTGGCAGTGCGCCTTTGTTTTTTTCGCCCTGTTCGCCTACATTTCGGGCGCGTTCGTTGCCACCCGCCGCAACAGCGAAACCAGTACGCTGCTCGGTATGGCGACGGTATTCGCGTGGATTTCGGCAGTGGCGGGGTTCACCGGCCTGCTGGTGCGTTGGCACGAAAGCTATCTGCTGCGTCCGGATGCGGGCCACATTCCGGTGGCCAACCTTTATGAAGTGTTTATCTTGTTTTTGGTCATTACGGCACTGATGTACCTTTATTATGAAAAACGCTTCGGCATACGGAAGTTGGGCGGGTTTGTTTTTGCCTTTATGGCGGTGGTGGTCGGATTCGTCCTGTGGTACAGCGTTTCCCGCGAGGCGCATGCCATCCAGCCGCTGATTCCCGCGCTGCAATCGTGGTGGATGAAAATCCATGTCCCCGCCAACTTTATCGGCTACGGCGCGTTCTGTATCGCCGCGATGCTCGGCATTGCCGAATTGCTGGCTTTGGGATGCGAGGATAAGGGCAGGAAGTCGTGGCTGCCGCATTCGCAGGTTATCGAAGAGGTGATGTATAAAGCGATAGCCGTCGGATTTCTGTTTTTCACCATCGCCACCATCCTCGGCGCGCTTTGGGCGGCGGATGCGTGGGGCCGTTATTGGAGTTGGGACCCGAAAGAGACGTGGGCGTTTATCGTGTGGCTGAACTACGCCGTATGGCTGCATCTGCGGCTGGTTGCAGGTTGGCGCGGCAGGATTTTGGCTTGGTGGGCGATAATCGGGTTGTTTGTTACCGCGTTTGCCTTTATCGGCGTGAACATGTTTTTGAGCGGTTTGCACTCTTACGGAACGCTGTAA
- a CDS encoding cytochrome c biogenesis protein ResB: MRFAVALLSLLGVASIIGTVLQQNQPQVNYVVKFGPFWSEIFGFLGLYDVYASSWFVVIMLFLVVSTSLCLLRNVPPFLREVRSFRENAKEKSLASMRHSALLEGDIRPEIAQRYFDVEGFACKSVTRADGSVLVAAKKGGMNKWGYIFAHTALIVICLGGLIDSNLLLKLGIWSGRIVPDNQTVYAKDFKSESILGSGNLSFRGNVNISEGQSADVVFLNADKGLLVQDLPFSVELRKFHIDFYDTGMPRDFASDLVVTDKETGKKTERTIRVNHPLTLHGITIYQASFADGGSDLNFKAWNLSDASRNPITMKATSMRTFPLDFGGKRYQLEFDQFTGMNVEDMGGPSEKTDKGLKSALNDVRAVKQENKKYTNIGPSIVYRIRDKAGQAVEYKNYMLPIKQEDGYFYITGTRSGLDQQYRWLRIPADKAGKVDTFMALRELLKDDAARKRVVREATVGAPDNIRVQFTRAAENTLSIFAQGGYLALNDFVVKNIPKAEQEKMQGYFYEMLYGTMNAALDAAIKEYGLPAWKQDDARNRFLMYSMDAYTGLTEYPAPMLLQLNGYKEVRSSGLQMTRSPGAALVYLGSVLLVLGTVFMFYIREKRAWLLFSDGHIRFAMSSSRNERDLQKEFPRHLQHLQQLAKDLNHDHKH, encoded by the coding sequence ATGCGTTTTGCTGTGGCATTACTCAGTCTGCTGGGGGTGGCGTCTATTATCGGAACCGTTTTGCAGCAGAACCAGCCACAAGTCAATTATGTGGTGAAATTCGGGCCGTTTTGGTCGGAAATTTTCGGCTTTTTGGGTTTGTATGATGTTTACGCTTCAAGTTGGTTCGTAGTCATTATGCTGTTTCTGGTGGTTTCAACCAGTTTATGTCTGCTGCGTAACGTGCCGCCGTTTTTACGGGAGGTTAGGTCGTTCAGAGAAAACGCCAAGGAAAAATCGTTGGCATCCATGCGCCATTCCGCTTTGTTGGAAGGCGATATCCGACCCGAAATCGCACAACGTTATTTCGACGTCGAAGGATTTGCCTGCAAGTCAGTTACGCGCGCGGACGGTTCGGTGCTGGTGGCGGCAAAAAAAGGCGGAATGAACAAATGGGGCTATATTTTCGCCCATACTGCATTGATTGTGATCTGTTTGGGCGGTTTGATTGACAGTAATTTGTTGTTGAAACTGGGTATTTGGTCGGGCCGTATCGTACCTGACAATCAAACGGTATATGCCAAAGATTTTAAATCCGAGAGCATTTTGGGCAGCGGGAACCTGTCTTTCCGCGGTAATGTCAATATTTCGGAAGGGCAAAGTGCCGACGTAGTGTTTCTGAATGCCGATAAAGGCTTGCTGGTGCAGGACTTGCCGTTTAGTGTCGAATTGAGAAAGTTCCATATTGATTTTTACGATACCGGTATGCCGCGTGATTTTGCCAGCGACTTGGTCGTTACCGATAAGGAAACCGGCAAGAAGACCGAACGGACCATCCGTGTAAACCATCCGCTGACACTGCACGGCATCACGATTTATCAGGCCAGTTTTGCCGACGGCGGGTCGGATTTGAATTTCAAAGCGTGGAATCTGTCCGATGCGTCCCGCAATCCGATTACCATGAAGGCGACTTCGATGCGGACGTTTCCGCTGGATTTCGGCGGGAAACGGTATCAGTTGGAATTTGACCAGTTTACCGGCATGAACGTGGAAGATATGGGCGGGCCGTCTGAAAAAACGGATAAGGGGTTGAAATCGGCCCTGAACGATGTCAGGGCGGTGAAGCAGGAAAACAAGAAATACACCAATATCGGGCCTTCGATTGTATACCGCATCCGCGATAAGGCGGGGCAGGCGGTCGAATATAAAAACTATATGCTGCCGATTAAGCAGGAGGACGGTTATTTTTACATCACCGGCACGCGTTCGGGGCTGGACCAACAATACCGCTGGTTGCGCATTCCGGCCGACAAGGCGGGAAAAGTCGATACTTTTATGGCTTTGCGCGAGTTGCTGAAAGACGACGCGGCCCGTAAACGTGTGGTGCGGGAAGCGACCGTCGGTGCGCCGGACAATATCCGCGTTCAGTTTACCCGTGCGGCGGAAAACACGTTAAGCATTTTCGCGCAGGGCGGTTATCTGGCTTTGAACGATTTTGTCGTGAAAAATATTCCGAAAGCCGAACAGGAAAAAATGCAGGGCTATTTCTATGAAATGCTCTACGGCACGATGAATGCCGCATTGGATGCGGCCATCAAGGAATACGGCCTGCCTGCCTGGAAGCAGGATGATGCGCGCAACCGTTTTTTAATGTACAGCATGGATGCCTACACCGGGCTGACCGAATATCCTGCACCGATGCTGCTCCAGCTAAACGGCTATAAGGAGGTACGTTCGTCCGGCCTGCAAATGACCCGTTCGCCGGGCGCGGCATTGGTGTATTTGGGTTCGGTGCTGTTGGTACTGGGCACGGTTTTCATGTTTTATATCCGTGAAAAACGCGCGTGGCTGTTGTTTTCAGACGGCCATATCCGTTTTGCCATGTCTTCCAGCCGCAACGAGCGCGACCTGCAAAAAGAATTTCCGCGGCATTTACAGCATCTGCAACAGCTTGCGAAAGATTTAAACCATGACCACAAACACTGA
- the tenA gene encoding thiaminase II, translating to MSFSQEAWRRNAALYQATLNLPFNQELARGTLGREAFCHYVIQDAHYLEAYGRALAVCAAKASDAAGILQFAAFAQEAVEVEQQLHSGFMQQFGITDKQYAETPLTAACHHYTSYLLATAWSESYPVVLACLLPCFWIYAEVGKDIYAQSVPDNPYQAWIDTYAGEEFNESVRRVIAAVDAAAAVAAAETVRKMHAAYTAAAKLEWLFWDSAYHRRGWEGLEKF from the coding sequence ATGTCGTTTTCGCAGGAAGCATGGCGGCGCAATGCTGCTCTATATCAGGCCACGCTGAATCTGCCGTTTAATCAGGAGCTGGCGCGGGGTACGCTCGGGCGCGAGGCGTTTTGCCATTATGTCATTCAAGACGCGCATTATTTAGAGGCTTACGGCCGCGCCTTGGCGGTGTGTGCCGCCAAAGCATCCGATGCTGCTGGGATTTTGCAGTTTGCCGCGTTTGCGCAGGAGGCGGTGGAGGTCGAGCAGCAGTTGCACAGCGGCTTTATGCAGCAATTCGGCATTACCGACAAGCAGTACGCCGAAACGCCGCTGACCGCAGCCTGCCACCATTACACGTCGTATCTGTTGGCGACGGCCTGGTCGGAAAGCTATCCTGTGGTGTTGGCCTGCCTGCTGCCGTGCTTCTGGATTTATGCCGAGGTCGGTAAAGATATTTACGCCCAATCCGTGCCGGACAATCCGTATCAGGCCTGGATTGACACTTATGCGGGCGAAGAATTTAACGAATCGGTGCGCAGAGTGATTGCCGCGGTTGACGCAGCAGCAGCCGTAGCCGCGGCCGAAACCGTGCGGAAGATGCATGCGGCTTATACGGCGGCGGCAAAACTGGAATGGCTGTTTTGGGACAGTGCCTATCACCGGCGCGGGTGGGAAGGGCTGGAAAAGTTTTAG